Proteins from one Streptosporangium becharense genomic window:
- a CDS encoding sugar phosphate nucleotidyltransferase encodes MTETPLPDLEAILLVGGQGTRLRPLTLGTPKPLLPTAGVPFLAHQLARARSFGVRRIVFATSYRAEMFSEAFGDGAAFGLSLEYMTEETPLGTGGAIRNAAQALTCGPDAPVLVLNGDILSGHDIADQVATHVARKAAVTLHLTEVDDPSRFGCVPTDETGRVTAFLEKTPNPVTNRINAGCYVFTRSVIDTIPAGQVVSVERETFPGLIEDGALVLGYADASYWLDVGTPAAFVKGSRDLVLGRLVSPALPGPPGDFLALPGAMISAEAKVAGGSVIGARAIVESGAQVSGSVLGDDCVVDSGAVVVDSVVGIGARVHSGAVLRDVIVGDGAVVGPGNELLAGSRVWPGVVLPESAIRFSSDI; translated from the coding sequence ATGACGGAGACCCCTTTGCCGGATCTTGAGGCGATCCTCCTTGTCGGTGGACAGGGAACGCGCCTGCGTCCCCTGACGCTCGGGACGCCCAAGCCGCTGTTGCCGACTGCGGGCGTTCCCTTCCTCGCCCACCAGCTGGCCCGTGCCCGGTCGTTCGGCGTGCGGCGCATCGTCTTCGCCACCTCCTACCGCGCGGAGATGTTCTCCGAGGCGTTCGGGGACGGGGCGGCCTTCGGCCTGTCTCTCGAATACATGACGGAGGAGACCCCGCTCGGCACCGGCGGCGCCATCCGCAACGCCGCGCAGGCGCTGACCTGCGGCCCGGACGCCCCGGTGCTGGTGCTCAACGGTGACATCCTGTCCGGCCACGACATCGCCGACCAGGTCGCCACGCATGTCGCCAGGAAGGCCGCCGTCACCCTGCACCTGACCGAGGTGGACGACCCCTCCCGGTTCGGCTGCGTGCCGACCGACGAGACCGGCCGGGTGACCGCCTTCCTGGAGAAGACCCCCAACCCGGTCACCAACCGGATCAACGCCGGGTGCTACGTCTTCACCCGCTCGGTGATCGACACGATCCCGGCCGGTCAGGTCGTCTCGGTGGAGCGGGAGACCTTCCCCGGCCTGATCGAGGACGGCGCGCTGGTGCTCGGCTACGCCGACGCGTCCTACTGGCTCGACGTCGGCACCCCCGCCGCCTTCGTCAAGGGCTCGCGCGACCTGGTGCTGGGCCGGCTCGTCTCGCCCGCGCTGCCCGGCCCGCCCGGTGACTTCCTCGCTCTGCCCGGCGCCATGATCTCGGCGGAGGCCAAGGTGGCCGGCGGTTCGGTGATCGGCGCGCGGGCGATCGTGGAGTCCGGCGCCCAGGTCAGCGGCAGCGTCCTGGGCGACGACTGCGTGGTCGACTCGGGGGCGGTCGTGGTCGACTCCGTGGTCGGCATCGGTGCCCGGGTCCACTCCGGAGCGGTCCTGAGAGACGTGATCGTCGGTGACGGCGCGGTGGTCGGCCCCGGCAACGAGCTGCTGGCGGGCAGCCGTG